The DNA window GGGAGCAAGAAACTGCGATGTCAAAACAAGCAAAGAAAACGCTCGCAAACGCACGTGTGGATACACGCACGAATTCCCCGGGCACCGAATGGATACAGTACGCCCAGGGTACAGCATGGCCTATGCAACCATAGGTCAACGAACGTTTGCTTTATTGTAGAACCGTGAAAGTGTCGAAGTTTCAAGCAACAACAAGAGCAAACCCAGCAAGAGCTGTTCTTGTCGCAAAACTTCCACACGATTTAAACGAAAAAAGGCGTGAGGTTGAATGCATCTACTCGCTTGGGGCCTTCGACTGCCTGGTTCAAATAAACGCAAACAACCCACGCCCCAAAAGCGTGCCGTAAACACGGCAGCTAGTGCATAAAGCACCAAAAGGGTCGCATTGCGCACAGGCAGATATAACAAAATGCATGTAGCAAAACGATGCCATTAGGCAAAGCCCAATAGCAAGCGTGAGCGTCGCCTTATCCAAGAACCATGAAAGTGTCGAAGTTTCAAGCGTGGACAAGAGCAAAACTCTTTATGTACACGGGGAATATAGATAATCCTGCATGTCAGTAGGTGTCACTCAAATTTTTTCAGCGCACCTATTGCCCATTTTTATAAAATTGGTTATATTTTGTTCACTAGAACATTTGTGCATTAAATTTGTGTTTTTTTCCAGCCTGTAACACAAAGGAGTAAATATGGAAGAGAAAAATATGCAGGCGGCTGGTGAAATCATTTTTTACCAACCCGAGGGCGAATCTAAACTTCAAGTATATCTTGAAGATGAGACAGTTTGGCTGACAATAGATCAGATGAGCGACCTGTTTTTAAAGTCACGATCAACGATTAATGAACATATTCTAAACGCATTCAAGGAAAAAGAATTAGACAAAAGCGAAGTTATGAGAAAAATCGGAAATTCCGATTTTTCTACCAAGCCCACGAACATTTACAATTTAGATGTAATTATTTCCGTTGGCTATAGGGTTAAATCCGTTCGTGGCACACAGTTCCGTCGCTGGGCCAATCAGGTTCTAAAAGATCATCTTCTGCGCGGAGCAAGCGTAAACCAACGCTTTATGCTGACTGAAGAGCGAGTTGACAGGCAACTGATTAATCACGAAAAACGTTTGGACGAGCTCGACTCAAAAGGCATGGAAACGAGCACTCGCCTAGCCACTCTCGAAAAGCAGGTGGACTTTTTCGTCAAGGCAAACCTGCCTCCCAGTGAGGGCATTCTGAACGCAAAATCCTGGTGGAGTGGGTACGAATTCGCTTGCCAGCTGGTGCGTTCCGCAAAGGAAGAAATCATCGTCATCGATCCTTTTGCAGACGATGTCGCACTCTCACTTGTTGCCAAGAAGTCTGCGGTTGTAAATGCGTTCGTCTATTCCGGGCATGTAAACCGACATCTGCGAGAGGAAGAAGAACGACTGAATCGTCAATTCCCAACCGTAAAACTCGAAGGCATGCAGAATGTTCATGACAGGTTCATCATCGTGGACGAGACCGTTTATCACATCGGTTCATCCCTCAACGAACTCGGGAAAAAACTGACCGCATTCTCCATATTGAATTTCATTTCAAAGCAGCAATTGTTAGAAATGGTGTCGCAGGCGTCAGGAAAAAAGAACGGCTAAAGTTTTAAAGTGGTCGAATTTGACAACTTTATGAAGATTTATCGCAATGTTACTGATTTCCGTTATATTAACAAATTCTTGACGCGTTCTAAAATCACGTTAAACCCATTGAATTCGAGGGGTTTAAAATGTGGTTTGAGTGATTGTAACACAAAGGAGAGTCGCTTGCTTGAAAATATAGATATTGACTTTTGCTACAATAAATTTTATATTATTGTAGTGAAAGTAAAGAAGAGTCATAACGCAATTGTAGAAACTATCGAAAGTATCGCCAAGGCTAACGGTGGCGTGGTTTCTACCGCCAACGCTGAAAAACAGGGCGTTTCCAGGGCCGTTCTTTCCCAGATGGCTGCAAATGGTGACTTGGACCGCGTCGCAAAGGGATTCTATGTATTGCCCACCGAGCTTCCTGATGAGCTGTTCATTCTCAGTTTGTGTTCTCCAAACATTGTGTTTTCACATGAAACGGCTCTGTTTTTAAATGGCATTACTGAACGAACGCCGGTGATTCATACCTTCACTCTTCCAAGGGACAAAAGGCTTTCTTCCGCGTTTTCAAAGGAATGCACAATTCATTATGCTGAAAGGGAGTCGTGGAACATCGGCAAAACCGAAATCAAAACGCCTATGGGAAATTTGGTTCCCTGCTTTGATGCGGAAAGAACTATTTGTGATCTTATCAAGTACAAAAAAAAGTTCGATCCAGAAACCTACATTGCATCGTTGAAAATGTACGCAAAGATGCAGACAAAAAATCTTCAACATCTTTCTGAATATGCCCAAAAACTTGGGATTGTGGAGAAGGTTCGCGATGCGCTGGAGGTATTGCTGTGAAACAAAGAGGCGCAAAGGCGACTAGCTTAAAAGCTAAAATCAAGAACATTGCAAAAGAGAAAAGAGTTGCTCCACAATTGATTTTGCAAAATTTCATGATGGAGCGCTTTCTCAATCGAATTGCGACTTCTAGTTACAAGGACTGCTTCATTATCAAGGGCGGTTCCTTAATTTCGGTTATCCTTGGAATAGAAAATAGAACCACGATGGATATTGATATGACATCCCGAGGTTTTTCCTTTAACGAAAAAAACGTACAAGGTATTATCCAAGATATTAGTCTGATTGATTTGCAAGATGATTTTTTTTTCGAAATAAAGAAATGCGAACCAATTCGAGAAGACGATGCTTATGGTGGATTCCGAGTTTTTATTGACGGCTTCTACGAATCAAAAATTTTAGTAGTCCCTTTTGCGATTGACATTACCACCGGAGATGTCGTGACTCCCGAACCCCAAAAACGATCCTGGGTTAATCTATGTAATGCACAGGAAAGTTTTGAATTGTGGACTTATACGCTAGAAACAATAGTCGCAGAGAAAATTGAATCCATTTTAAGTAAAGGCGTTTTGAACACTCGTCCTCGTGATTTTTACGATGTGTATATGCTCAGTAAGCTTAAAAAGTTCAATGGGAAAAGATTCTCTTTAGCTTTAAAAAAGACTTGCGAACACAGGAAATCCTGGGACCAAGTTAAAAATGCGGTAGAACATTTTGTGGACATTGAAAATAGCGGTAGTCTCAAACAATTTTGGGAACGCTATGCTAAAAGCAATTCGTATGCTGCAAATA is part of the Fibrobacter sp. UWH6 genome and encodes:
- the rhuM gene encoding virulence RhuM family protein, which translates into the protein MEEKNMQAAGEIIFYQPEGESKLQVYLEDETVWLTIDQMSDLFLKSRSTINEHILNAFKEKELDKSEVMRKIGNSDFSTKPTNIYNLDVIISVGYRVKSVRGTQFRRWANQVLKDHLLRGASVNQRFMLTEERVDRQLINHEKRLDELDSKGMETSTRLATLEKQVDFFVKANLPPSEGILNAKSWWSGYEFACQLVRSAKEEIIVIDPFADDVALSLVAKKSAVVNAFVYSGHVNRHLREEEERLNRQFPTVKLEGMQNVHDRFIIVDETVYHIGSSLNELGKKLTAFSILNFISKQQLLEMVSQASGKKNG
- a CDS encoding type IV toxin-antitoxin system AbiEi family antitoxin domain-containing protein, giving the protein MLENIDIDFCYNKFYIIVVKVKKSHNAIVETIESIAKANGGVVSTANAEKQGVSRAVLSQMAANGDLDRVAKGFYVLPTELPDELFILSLCSPNIVFSHETALFLNGITERTPVIHTFTLPRDKRLSSAFSKECTIHYAERESWNIGKTEIKTPMGNLVPCFDAERTICDLIKYKKKFDPETYIASLKMYAKMQTKNLQHLSEYAQKLGIVEKVRDALEVLL
- a CDS encoding nucleotidyl transferase AbiEii/AbiGii toxin family protein, whose product is MKQRGAKATSLKAKIKNIAKEKRVAPQLILQNFMMERFLNRIATSSYKDCFIIKGGSLISVILGIENRTTMDIDMTSRGFSFNEKNVQGIIQDISLIDLQDDFFFEIKKCEPIREDDAYGGFRVFIDGFYESKILVVPFAIDITTGDVVTPEPQKRSWVNLCNAQESFELWTYTLETIVAEKIESILSKGVLNTRPRDFYDVYMLSKLKKFNGKRFSLALKKTCEHRKSWDQVKNAVEHFVDIENSGSLKQFWERYAKSNSYAANIGYNDIVAVIKNLLTAI